From the Diospyros lotus cultivar Yz01 chromosome 13, ASM1463336v1, whole genome shotgun sequence genome, one window contains:
- the LOC127788929 gene encoding short-chain dehydrogenase TIC 32 B, chloroplastic-like isoform X4 — MGIILSMSGMAGPSGFGSASTAEQVTEGIDASNLTAIVTGGSSGIGLETARVLALRKARVIIAARNLEAANKAKQLILQGNGAARVDIFRLDLCSPESIRAFVDDFTALNLPLNILINNAGIMFCPYQLSDDQIEMQFATNHLGHFLLTNLLLNKMKETARETGIEGRILNVSSIAHRYTYKGGIRFDAINDQKSYCDKKAYGQSKLANILHANELSRRFQADGVKITVNSLHPGVIMTNLMRHSSLQMQILRIFTFPIWKNIPQGAATTCYVALHPKVRGKSGKYFVDCNEWAPSQLAKDEDLAKQLWHFSTNLVDSAAPQK, encoded by the exons ATGGGGATCATCTTATCGATGTCAGGAATGGCCGGCCCAAGTGGGTTTGGATCAGCTTCAACTGCTGAACAAGTCACAGAAGGCATTGATGCGAGCAACCTCACTGCCATTGTTACTG gAGGCTCGAGTGGGATTGGCTTGGAGACTGCAAGAGTTTTGGCCCTTAGGAAAGCTCGGGTGATCATAGCCGCCAGGAACCTCGAGGCTGCAAACAAAGCCAAACAGCTCATTCTTCAAGGCAACGGAGCTGCCCGCGTCGACATTTTCAGACTCGATCTCTGCTCCCCGGAGTCCATTCGAGCTTTCGTCGATGACTTCACTGCTCTTAATCTTCCTCTCAACATCTTAAT CAACAACGCCGGCATTATGTTTTGCCCCTACCAGCTTTCCGATGACCAAATAGAGATGCAATTTGCAACAAATCACCTcg GTCATTTTCTGTTGACGAACCTACTGCTCAACAAAATGAAGGAGACGGCGAGAGAGACGGGAATCGAAGGCAGGATCCTGAACGTCTCATCAATCGCGCACCGTTACACGTATAAAGGCGGGATAAGATTCGATGCGATTAATGACCAAAAGAG TTACTGCGATAAAAAGGCGTACGGGCAATCCAAATTGGCCAACATACTGCACGCCAACGAGCTTTCTCGCCGTTTCCAG GCAGACGGCGTGAAGATTACAGTGAACTCTCTGCATCCGGGGGTGATAATGACGAATCTCATGAGACACTCTTCTCTTCAGATGC AAATTCTAAGGATTTTTACTTTTCCCATTTGGAAGAACATCCCACAG GGAGCAGCCACCACATGCTACGTAGCTCTCCACCCCAAGGTGAGAGGCAAAAGCGGAAAGTATTTTGTGGACTGCAACGAATGGGCACCAAGCCAGCTTGCCAAAGACGAGGACTTAGCGAAGCAGCTCTGGCATTTCAGCACCAACTTGGTTGATTCAGCAGCACCCCAGAAATAG
- the LOC127788929 gene encoding short-chain dehydrogenase TIC 32 B, chloroplastic-like isoform X3, with protein MGIILSMSGMAGPSGFGSASTAEQVTEGIDASNLTAIVTAGGSSGIGLETARVLALRKARVIIAARNLEAANKAKQLILQGNGAARVDIFRLDLCSPESIRAFVDDFTALNLPLNILINNAGIMFCPYQLSDDQIEMQFATNHLGHFLLTNLLLNKMKETARETGIEGRILNVSSIAHRYTYKGGIRFDAINDQKSYCDKKAYGQSKLANILHANELSRRFQADGVKITVNSLHPGVIMTNLMRHSSLQMQILRIFTFPIWKNIPQGAATTCYVALHPKVRGKSGKYFVDCNEWAPSQLAKDEDLAKQLWHFSTNLVDSAAPQK; from the exons ATGGGGATCATCTTATCGATGTCAGGAATGGCCGGCCCAAGTGGGTTTGGATCAGCTTCAACTGCTGAACAAGTCACAGAAGGCATTGATGCGAGCAACCTCACTGCCATTGTTACTG caggAGGCTCGAGTGGGATTGGCTTGGAGACTGCAAGAGTTTTGGCCCTTAGGAAAGCTCGGGTGATCATAGCCGCCAGGAACCTCGAGGCTGCAAACAAAGCCAAACAGCTCATTCTTCAAGGCAACGGAGCTGCCCGCGTCGACATTTTCAGACTCGATCTCTGCTCCCCGGAGTCCATTCGAGCTTTCGTCGATGACTTCACTGCTCTTAATCTTCCTCTCAACATCTTAAT CAACAACGCCGGCATTATGTTTTGCCCCTACCAGCTTTCCGATGACCAAATAGAGATGCAATTTGCAACAAATCACCTcg GTCATTTTCTGTTGACGAACCTACTGCTCAACAAAATGAAGGAGACGGCGAGAGAGACGGGAATCGAAGGCAGGATCCTGAACGTCTCATCAATCGCGCACCGTTACACGTATAAAGGCGGGATAAGATTCGATGCGATTAATGACCAAAAGAG TTACTGCGATAAAAAGGCGTACGGGCAATCCAAATTGGCCAACATACTGCACGCCAACGAGCTTTCTCGCCGTTTCCAG GCAGACGGCGTGAAGATTACAGTGAACTCTCTGCATCCGGGGGTGATAATGACGAATCTCATGAGACACTCTTCTCTTCAGATGC AAATTCTAAGGATTTTTACTTTTCCCATTTGGAAGAACATCCCACAG GGAGCAGCCACCACATGCTACGTAGCTCTCCACCCCAAGGTGAGAGGCAAAAGCGGAAAGTATTTTGTGGACTGCAACGAATGGGCACCAAGCCAGCTTGCCAAAGACGAGGACTTAGCGAAGCAGCTCTGGCATTTCAGCACCAACTTGGTTGATTCAGCAGCACCCCAGAAATAG
- the LOC127788929 gene encoding short-chain dehydrogenase TIC 32 B, chloroplastic-like isoform X2 translates to MGIILSMSGMAGPSGFGSASTAEQVTEGIDASNLTAIVTGGSSGIGLETARVLALRKARVIIAARNLEAANKAKQLILQGNGAARVDIFRLDLCSPESIRAFVDDFTALNLPLNILINNAGIMFCPYQLSDDQIEMQFATNHLGHFLLTNLLLNKMKETARETGIEGRILNVSSIAHRYTYKGGIRFDAINDQKSYCDKKAYGQSKLANILHANELSRRFQEQADGVKITVNSLHPGVIMTNLMRHSSLQMQILRIFTFPIWKNIPQGAATTCYVALHPKVRGKSGKYFVDCNEWAPSQLAKDEDLAKQLWHFSTNLVDSAAPQK, encoded by the exons ATGGGGATCATCTTATCGATGTCAGGAATGGCCGGCCCAAGTGGGTTTGGATCAGCTTCAACTGCTGAACAAGTCACAGAAGGCATTGATGCGAGCAACCTCACTGCCATTGTTACTG gAGGCTCGAGTGGGATTGGCTTGGAGACTGCAAGAGTTTTGGCCCTTAGGAAAGCTCGGGTGATCATAGCCGCCAGGAACCTCGAGGCTGCAAACAAAGCCAAACAGCTCATTCTTCAAGGCAACGGAGCTGCCCGCGTCGACATTTTCAGACTCGATCTCTGCTCCCCGGAGTCCATTCGAGCTTTCGTCGATGACTTCACTGCTCTTAATCTTCCTCTCAACATCTTAAT CAACAACGCCGGCATTATGTTTTGCCCCTACCAGCTTTCCGATGACCAAATAGAGATGCAATTTGCAACAAATCACCTcg GTCATTTTCTGTTGACGAACCTACTGCTCAACAAAATGAAGGAGACGGCGAGAGAGACGGGAATCGAAGGCAGGATCCTGAACGTCTCATCAATCGCGCACCGTTACACGTATAAAGGCGGGATAAGATTCGATGCGATTAATGACCAAAAGAG TTACTGCGATAAAAAGGCGTACGGGCAATCCAAATTGGCCAACATACTGCACGCCAACGAGCTTTCTCGCCGTTTCCAG GAGCAGGCAGACGGCGTGAAGATTACAGTGAACTCTCTGCATCCGGGGGTGATAATGACGAATCTCATGAGACACTCTTCTCTTCAGATGC AAATTCTAAGGATTTTTACTTTTCCCATTTGGAAGAACATCCCACAG GGAGCAGCCACCACATGCTACGTAGCTCTCCACCCCAAGGTGAGAGGCAAAAGCGGAAAGTATTTTGTGGACTGCAACGAATGGGCACCAAGCCAGCTTGCCAAAGACGAGGACTTAGCGAAGCAGCTCTGGCATTTCAGCACCAACTTGGTTGATTCAGCAGCACCCCAGAAATAG
- the LOC127788929 gene encoding short-chain dehydrogenase TIC 32 B, chloroplastic-like isoform X1, translating to MGIILSMSGMAGPSGFGSASTAEQVTEGIDASNLTAIVTAGGSSGIGLETARVLALRKARVIIAARNLEAANKAKQLILQGNGAARVDIFRLDLCSPESIRAFVDDFTALNLPLNILINNAGIMFCPYQLSDDQIEMQFATNHLGHFLLTNLLLNKMKETARETGIEGRILNVSSIAHRYTYKGGIRFDAINDQKSYCDKKAYGQSKLANILHANELSRRFQEQADGVKITVNSLHPGVIMTNLMRHSSLQMQILRIFTFPIWKNIPQGAATTCYVALHPKVRGKSGKYFVDCNEWAPSQLAKDEDLAKQLWHFSTNLVDSAAPQK from the exons ATGGGGATCATCTTATCGATGTCAGGAATGGCCGGCCCAAGTGGGTTTGGATCAGCTTCAACTGCTGAACAAGTCACAGAAGGCATTGATGCGAGCAACCTCACTGCCATTGTTACTG caggAGGCTCGAGTGGGATTGGCTTGGAGACTGCAAGAGTTTTGGCCCTTAGGAAAGCTCGGGTGATCATAGCCGCCAGGAACCTCGAGGCTGCAAACAAAGCCAAACAGCTCATTCTTCAAGGCAACGGAGCTGCCCGCGTCGACATTTTCAGACTCGATCTCTGCTCCCCGGAGTCCATTCGAGCTTTCGTCGATGACTTCACTGCTCTTAATCTTCCTCTCAACATCTTAAT CAACAACGCCGGCATTATGTTTTGCCCCTACCAGCTTTCCGATGACCAAATAGAGATGCAATTTGCAACAAATCACCTcg GTCATTTTCTGTTGACGAACCTACTGCTCAACAAAATGAAGGAGACGGCGAGAGAGACGGGAATCGAAGGCAGGATCCTGAACGTCTCATCAATCGCGCACCGTTACACGTATAAAGGCGGGATAAGATTCGATGCGATTAATGACCAAAAGAG TTACTGCGATAAAAAGGCGTACGGGCAATCCAAATTGGCCAACATACTGCACGCCAACGAGCTTTCTCGCCGTTTCCAG GAGCAGGCAGACGGCGTGAAGATTACAGTGAACTCTCTGCATCCGGGGGTGATAATGACGAATCTCATGAGACACTCTTCTCTTCAGATGC AAATTCTAAGGATTTTTACTTTTCCCATTTGGAAGAACATCCCACAG GGAGCAGCCACCACATGCTACGTAGCTCTCCACCCCAAGGTGAGAGGCAAAAGCGGAAAGTATTTTGTGGACTGCAACGAATGGGCACCAAGCCAGCTTGCCAAAGACGAGGACTTAGCGAAGCAGCTCTGGCATTTCAGCACCAACTTGGTTGATTCAGCAGCACCCCAGAAATAG